One window of Aricia agestis chromosome 20, ilAriAges1.1, whole genome shotgun sequence genomic DNA carries:
- the LOC121737084 gene encoding dolichyl-diphosphooligosaccharide--protein glycosyltransferase subunit 4, with amino-acid sequence MITDIQLAVFSNILGVSIFLLVILYHYISANSSK; translated from the coding sequence ATGATAACTGACATTCAGCTAGCAGTCTTTTCCAACATTTTGGGAGTTTCAATTTTCCTACTGGTGATATTATACCACTACATCAGTGCCAACAGTTCAAAATGA
- the LOC121737082 gene encoding uncharacterized protein LOC121737082, which produces MYLSSVSSRLLLNDVNTWDLKKSYGCYEGIIRDASWSDDSKYILQVNSTGQVDILSPADHDIKSVLQIPLDTWSACFHRDGFRNIAIGTKSGKVMIWDTKTKSITKTLQTPARRSSIAFLSYNTKNTNLAATMQSGETIIYSLVSNIPILTIKLSGTESIAGMKFHHESRSLLGLATDEGHIILRDVTTNKDKAIFENVHASPVSDFTYSLVNKDVMLSSGLDKIMNVYDIRMQNVVSSTRTSYTLTSIAINVNNQVAIGSRNGHVLLYDLRDLTCPFKILRDHTEEVSKVAFQPARRKTASTELSLREDVDVTSSLKVHSPASGRTSDNMFFVNDTPPKHEVSGVGDNKEDSFLVMLGLDKSNIDNDDDINRSLNFETKSHEMRYRQLDTEKNISKVSTPLTTSRKTDFGFPSPICISNGEDKRGSTCSLSNNIKRSSSNVQITNNIDSKCVDELKDFINLTLSYVADDNRNNFLHIMMALTKQKLYLEKQLNNVNQQMQHLVQNQNDLVEANRQLSLQVEQLKSQHNMF; this is translated from the exons atgtatttatcgtCCGTTAGTTCTCGTTTGTTACTCAACGATGTGAATACATGGGATTTGAAGAAATCCTACGGCTGCTATGAGGGTATTATTAGAGATGCTTCTTGGAGTGATGATagcaaatatattttacag GTGAATTCCACTGGCCAGGTGGATATATTGAGCCCAGCAGACCATGATATAAAAAGTGTTCTGCAAATACCTCTTGACACCTGGTCGGCATGTTTCCATCGCGACGGTTTCAGGAATATTGCCATTGGCACAAAAAGCGGCAAAGTCATGATTTGGGACACCAAAACTAAATCTATAACAAAGACACTTCAAACTCCCGCTAGGAGGTCGAGCATAGCATTCCTTAGCTATAACACAAAGAATACGAACCTAGCAGCAACAATGCAGAGCGGCGAGACCATTATATACAGTTTGGTCTCTAATATTCCAATTTTAACAATAAAGCTGTCTGGTACTGAAAGTATTGCCGGAATGAAGTTCCATCATGAGTCCAGGTCTCTTCTCGGTCTAGCCACCGATGAAGGCCACATCATACTCAGAGATGTAACAACAAATAAAGACAAAGCTATATTTGAAAACGTACATGCATCACCTGTGAGCGACTTCACTTATTCCCTTGTAAATAAAGATGTAATGCTATCGAGTGGCTTGGACAAAATTATGAATGTTTATGATATAAGAATGCAAAATGTAGTATCATCAACGCGTACATCATACACTCTAACTTCAATAGCCATTAATGTCAATAATCAAGTTGCTATAGGCTCAAGAAATGGTCATGTGCTCCTTTATGATTTGAGGGACTTGACATGTCCTTTCAAAATATTAAGGGACCACACTGAAGAAGTAAGCAAGGTAGCCTTTCAACCGGCAAGAAGAAAAACTGCTTCCACAGAGCTGAGCCTGAGAGAAGATGTTGATGTAACTTCATCATTGAAAGTGCACTCTCCTGCAAGCGGAAGGACATCagataatatgttttttgtCAATGATACTCCTCCAAAGCATGAAGTATCCGGGGTTGGTGATAATAAGGAGGACTCCTTCCTTGTGATGCTCGGTCTCGACAAATCAAAcattgataatgatgatgatatcAACAGATCACtgaattttgaaacaaaaagCCACGAAATGAGATACCGTCAGTTGGATACTGAGAAAAATATAAGCAAAGTATCCACTCCACTGACTACAAGCAGGAAGACAGATTTTGGATTTCCATCTCCAATTTGTATATCAAATGGTGAAGATAAGAGAGGCTCAACTTGCAGTttatcaaataatataaaacgatCAAGTTCAAATGTACAGATCACCAACAATATTGATTCTAAATGTGTTGATGAATTAAAGGATTTTATTAACTTAACTCTGTCGTATGTTGCTGATGATAATAGGAACAATTTTCTACATATCATGATGGCTTTGACTAAACAAAAGTTATATTTGGAAAAACagttgaataatgtaaaccaaCAGATGCAGCATTTGGTTCAAAATCAAAATGATTTGGTTGAGGCAAACAGACAGTTATCCTTGCAAGTTGAACAGTTAAAATCACAACACAATAtgttttaa